In Limnohabitans sp. INBF002, one genomic interval encodes:
- a CDS encoding DUF1178 family protein has translation MKVLDLQCAQHHVFEGWFGSEDDYQSQLTRGLLNCPMCGDANVSKKLSAPRLNLNATESADNATPTSPSLQDVANLGPAQLQAALLKMVRHVVANTEDVGNSFPEEARKMHYGEAEARNIRGHATPEETEGLIDEGIAVMPLPLPDVLKEPLQ, from the coding sequence ATGAAAGTGTTAGACCTTCAATGCGCCCAACACCATGTGTTTGAAGGCTGGTTTGGTTCCGAGGACGATTACCAAAGCCAGCTCACACGTGGCTTGCTGAACTGCCCGATGTGCGGCGATGCCAACGTGAGCAAAAAACTCAGCGCACCGCGCTTGAACCTGAATGCGACCGAGTCCGCTGACAACGCAACGCCCACATCGCCCAGCCTACAAGACGTGGCCAACCTAGGGCCCGCACAGTTGCAAGCCGCTTTGCTCAAGATGGTGCGCCATGTGGTGGCGAATACCGAAGACGTGGGCAACAGCTTCCCCGAAGAAGCCCGCAAGATGCACTATGGAGAAGCTGAGGCACGCAACATTCGCGGCCACGCCACACCTGAAGAAACTGAAGGGTTGATCGACGAAGGCATCGCCGTCATGCCTTTGCCACTGCCTGACGTGCTCAAAGAGCCGTTGCAGTAA
- a CDS encoding NUDIX hydrolase, with product MKTTSDDHLVEHTLDHVELLKGHFLHAFRDTVRLPSGGTATREFVIHPGAVMIIAIRDDGRLVMERQYRYPVQQVMIEFPAGKLDPGEDRLVCAQRELLEETGYRATEWAHAGVLHPVISYSTEFIDIWFARGLTQGERQLDEGEFLDVFDASVDELLAWSRDGQLTDAKTLTGLLWLQNHLSGAWPLQWQSL from the coding sequence ATGAAAACCACCTCTGATGACCATTTGGTCGAACACACGCTAGACCACGTCGAGTTGCTCAAAGGCCACTTTTTGCACGCCTTTCGCGACACCGTGCGCTTGCCCAGCGGTGGCACCGCCACACGTGAGTTTGTGATTCACCCCGGCGCGGTGATGATCATCGCCATCCGCGACGATGGCCGTTTGGTGATGGAGCGCCAATACCGCTACCCCGTGCAGCAGGTGATGATTGAGTTTCCCGCGGGCAAGCTCGATCCGGGTGAAGACCGTTTGGTGTGTGCCCAGCGCGAGTTGCTAGAAGAAACTGGCTACCGCGCCACCGAGTGGGCCCATGCGGGTGTCTTGCACCCCGTCATCAGCTATTCCACCGAGTTCATCGACATTTGGTTTGCACGCGGCCTGACCCAAGGCGAGCGACAACTGGACGAAGGCGAGTTTCTCGATGTGTTTGATGCCAGCGTGGACGAGCTGCTGGCATGGTCACGCGACGGCCAACTGACGGACGCCAAAACCCTCACAGGTTTGCTCTGGTTGCAAAACCACCTCAGCGGCGCATGGCCCCTGCAATGGCAGAGCCTATGA
- the nuoN gene encoding NADH-quinone oxidoreductase subunit NuoN has translation MFEKLSIAAVYPEMLLAVMAIVIAMVDLFVKCPRRTTTYALSLLTIGVVAYLEAVAATQGQTVYSFGNMVVSDPMGSWLKCFAALAVMVTLVYGRPYAAERDMLRGGELFTLGLFALLGMFVMISGNNFLVLYLGLELLTLSSYAMVALRRDSAVASEAAMKYFVLGAMASGFLLYGLSMLYGATGSLDISTVFKAVASGQIKHQVLVLGLVFVVCGLAFKFGVVPFHMWIPDVYQGAPTAITLMIGGAPKLAAFAMTIRLLVEGLLPLAVDWQQMLMVLAISSLLIGNLAAVAQTNLKRMLAFSTIAQMGFVLIGLLSGVVNGNTAAAANAYSSSMFYVITYVLTTLATFGIILLLAREGFESEEIADLAGLNQRSPLYAGVMAACMFSLAGVPPLVGFYAKLSVLQALIASGQAGAIVLAVFAVMMSLIGAFYYLRIVKVMYFDAPITATTVSAGNDVRVVLSLNGALILILGILPGGLMALCAKAIVSTLGT, from the coding sequence ATGTTTGAAAAACTGAGCATCGCTGCGGTTTATCCCGAAATGCTGTTGGCTGTCATGGCCATCGTCATTGCGATGGTGGACTTGTTCGTCAAGTGCCCACGTCGCACCACCACTTACGCTTTGTCGCTCCTCACCATCGGTGTGGTCGCGTACTTGGAAGCCGTTGCCGCCACACAAGGCCAAACGGTTTATAGCTTCGGCAATATGGTGGTCTCTGACCCCATGGGCAGCTGGCTCAAGTGCTTTGCAGCTTTGGCTGTGATGGTCACTTTGGTCTACGGCCGTCCTTATGCTGCTGAGCGCGACATGTTGCGCGGCGGCGAGTTGTTCACCTTGGGTTTGTTTGCTTTGCTGGGCATGTTCGTCATGATCTCGGGCAACAACTTCCTCGTGTTGTACCTCGGCTTGGAATTGCTGACTTTGTCTAGCTACGCCATGGTGGCCTTGCGCCGCGACAGCGCCGTGGCCAGCGAAGCTGCGATGAAATACTTTGTGTTGGGTGCGATGGCCAGCGGCTTCTTGCTCTATGGCTTGTCCATGTTGTACGGCGCCACAGGCTCGCTCGACATCAGCACCGTGTTCAAGGCTGTGGCCTCGGGTCAAATCAAGCACCAAGTGTTGGTGTTGGGCTTGGTCTTCGTGGTCTGCGGTTTGGCATTCAAATTTGGTGTGGTGCCTTTCCACATGTGGATCCCTGACGTTTACCAAGGCGCACCCACAGCCATCACCTTGATGATTGGTGGCGCGCCTAAGTTGGCCGCATTTGCCATGACCATCCGTTTGTTGGTGGAAGGCTTGTTGCCCTTGGCCGTGGACTGGCAGCAAATGTTGATGGTCTTGGCCATCTCATCCTTGCTAATTGGTAACTTGGCCGCAGTGGCGCAAACCAACCTCAAGCGCATGTTGGCCTTCTCGACCATTGCCCAAATGGGTTTTGTGTTGATTGGTTTGCTCTCTGGCGTGGTCAATGGCAACACTGCCGCTGCGGCCAATGCCTACAGCTCATCCATGTTCTACGTCATCACCTATGTGCTGACCACCTTGGCCACCTTCGGCATCATCTTGTTGTTGGCCCGTGAAGGTTTTGAAAGCGAAGAAATTGCTGACCTCGCTGGCTTGAACCAACGCAGCCCCCTGTACGCAGGTGTGATGGCCGCTTGTATGTTCTCGTTGGCGGGTGTGCCACCCCTGGTTGGTTTCTATGCCAAGCTGTCGGTGTTGCAAGCCTTGATCGCTTCAGGCCAAGCCGGTGCGATTGTCTTGGCTGTGTTTGCTGTGATGATGTCGCTGATTGGTGCGTTCTACTACTTGCGCATCGTCAAGGTCATGTACTTTGACGCCCCCATCACGGCCACCACCGTGTCTGCTGGCAACGATGTGCGCGTGGTCTTGAGCCTCAACGGTGCCTTGATCTTGATCTTGGGCATCTTGCCCGGTGGTTTGATGGCCTTGTGTGCCAAAGCCATTGTGTCTACGCTGGGTACCTAA
- a CDS encoding VF530 family protein translates to MTDTPAQPKNPLHGMTLEKIVTELADYYGWEGLGERINIRCFTHDPSVGSSLKFLRKTPWARDKVESLYLFMLRDVRRTERRF, encoded by the coding sequence ATGACCGACACACCCGCACAACCCAAAAACCCACTGCACGGCATGACGTTGGAAAAAATCGTCACCGAACTGGCTGACTATTACGGCTGGGAGGGGTTGGGAGAGCGCATCAACATTCGCTGCTTCACGCACGACCCAAGCGTGGGCTCAAGCCTGAAGTTTTTGCGCAAAACACCTTGGGCGCGCGACAAGGTGGAGAGCTTGTATTTGTTCATGCTGCGCGACGTGCGCCGCACAGAACGTAGGTTTTAA
- the tsaE gene encoding tRNA (adenosine(37)-N6)-threonylcarbamoyltransferase complex ATPase subunit type 1 TsaE, translated as MNNSPIVKTLVWPDEAATAAFATQLAAALTRANLNACIALHGDLGAGKTTFVRHLLRALGVEGRIKSPTYAVVEPYTVDAGEVWHFDFYRFSDPREWEDAGFRDIFASTGLKLCEWPQNAAGVMPTPDLELDIQVDDAEQRQVRISALTPRGQELLA; from the coding sequence TTGAACAATTCGCCCATTGTAAAAACTCTGGTTTGGCCCGATGAAGCCGCCACCGCTGCGTTTGCCACGCAGCTGGCCGCCGCATTGACACGCGCCAACCTGAATGCTTGCATCGCCTTGCATGGCGACTTGGGCGCAGGCAAAACCACCTTTGTGCGCCACCTGCTACGCGCCTTGGGCGTCGAGGGCCGCATCAAAAGCCCGACCTATGCCGTGGTCGAACCCTACACCGTGGATGCGGGCGAGGTGTGGCATTTTGACTTTTACCGCTTCAGCGACCCACGCGAATGGGAAGACGCTGGCTTTCGTGACATCTTTGCCAGCACGGGCTTGAAGCTGTGCGAATGGCCGCAAAACGCCGCTGGCGTGATGCCCACGCCAGACCTTGAACTCGACATCCAAGTGGACGACGCCGAGCAACGCCAAGTGCGCATCAGTGCCCTCACCCCACGCGGGCAGGAGCTGCTGGCATGA
- the miaA gene encoding tRNA (adenosine(37)-N6)-dimethylallyltransferase MiaA yields the protein MSNASHLAQGWTVDAITLVGPTASGKTAAALAIAQAWPVEIISVDSALVYRGMDIGTAKPNADELAQVPHHLIDIRDPRHAYSAAEFARDASALMADIRARGKLPLLVGGTMLYLKALRNGIDDLPTAQPELRAEIEQQAFALGWPAMHAELAKVDAITAARLAPNDAQRISRALEVWRVSGKALSQWFAEADATRATQPALTMPLLSLEPVNRAWLHARIALRFDIMLAGGFLAEVQTLRARGDLHIDLPSMRCVGYRQAWELLDRAVAVGAAPESILPQLHELGVAATRQLAKRQLTWLRGMDERIVIPCDAPDALAQTLATVQRFTATAL from the coding sequence GTGTCTAACGCATCGCATCTGGCACAAGGCTGGACCGTTGACGCCATCACCCTCGTTGGTCCGACGGCCAGCGGTAAAACTGCAGCAGCTTTGGCGATCGCCCAAGCATGGCCCGTTGAAATCATCAGCGTGGATTCGGCCTTGGTGTATCGCGGCATGGACATTGGCACGGCCAAGCCCAATGCCGATGAACTCGCACAAGTGCCGCACCACCTGATTGACATTCGCGACCCACGACACGCCTACAGCGCGGCTGAGTTTGCCCGCGATGCCTCAGCCCTGATGGCCGACATCCGCGCGCGCGGCAAGCTGCCACTGCTGGTGGGCGGCACCATGCTCTACCTCAAAGCCTTGCGCAATGGCATTGACGACTTGCCCACTGCACAGCCCGAGCTGCGCGCCGAAATCGAGCAACAAGCCTTCGCCTTGGGCTGGCCCGCCATGCATGCCGAACTGGCGAAGGTCGATGCCATCACGGCTGCACGCTTGGCGCCCAACGATGCGCAGCGCATCTCGCGCGCACTCGAGGTGTGGCGCGTGAGCGGCAAAGCTTTGTCGCAATGGTTTGCTGAAGCAGATGCCACGCGTGCAACGCAACCAGCACTGACGATGCCCCTGCTCTCGCTAGAGCCCGTCAACCGCGCATGGCTGCATGCGCGCATTGCGCTGCGCTTTGACATCATGCTGGCGGGAGGATTTCTGGCCGAAGTACAAACCCTGCGTGCGCGAGGTGACTTGCACATCGATTTGCCCAGCATGCGCTGTGTGGGGTACCGCCAAGCGTGGGAGTTGCTCGACCGTGCAGTGGCTGTAGGCGCCGCCCCAGAAAGCATCTTGCCCCAACTGCACGAGTTGGGCGTTGCGGCTACGCGGCAGTTGGCCAAACGACAACTCACTTGGCTGCGCGGCATGGACGAGCGCATCGTCATCCCCTGTGATGCACCTGATGCTTTGGCGCAAACACTCGCCACTGTGCAGCGGTTTACTGCAACGGCTCTTTGA
- a CDS encoding multidrug effflux MFS transporter encodes MSPTLIIVLLSMLLGIQPVATDLYLPALPAIKAEFGATLSQVQLTLSALLLAFGTSQLVWGPLSDRFGRRPILLWGLGTFTLAGLGCVLASSMQELIVWRALQGAAMGAVVMCARAIVRDLYTPETGAGVMSKALTGLGFLACASAPLGGLLTDLWSWHAALSLVMGFGAIALILVALTFKETVHRKNPHALQVKVLAKTWWHIVRHPTFVAFTCVSIGSYGGLFTFLASSSFVFINLLGLARWQYGLLLFSMAFTYLLGTVLCRRLLARFGVTQTVAIGGVFSLVGGGWMALNAWLGGQSVVSLMGPFYWFVLAHGIHQPCGQSGAVGPFPKAAGAASALGGFLMMAAAFITGLWLGAVQDGSALPMAQSIAFWSVITALSAWLLVLRRGGPRV; translated from the coding sequence ATGTCCCCCACGCTCATCATTGTGTTGCTGTCGATGCTGCTGGGTATTCAGCCTGTGGCCACCGACTTGTACTTGCCCGCACTGCCTGCCATCAAGGCAGAGTTTGGTGCAACGCTGTCGCAGGTGCAGCTCACGCTCAGCGCTTTGCTGTTGGCCTTTGGCACATCGCAGTTGGTGTGGGGCCCCCTGTCCGATCGCTTTGGCCGTCGTCCGATTTTGTTGTGGGGCTTGGGCACTTTCACACTCGCAGGCTTGGGCTGTGTGTTGGCCAGCAGCATGCAAGAACTGATCGTGTGGCGCGCTTTACAAGGCGCTGCTATGGGTGCGGTGGTGATGTGTGCACGTGCCATCGTGCGCGACCTGTACACCCCCGAGACAGGCGCAGGCGTGATGTCGAAGGCGCTGACAGGTTTAGGTTTTTTGGCTTGCGCCAGTGCGCCTTTGGGCGGCTTGCTGACCGACTTGTGGAGCTGGCACGCTGCACTGAGTTTGGTGATGGGGTTTGGGGCGATCGCACTGATCTTGGTTGCCCTGACATTCAAAGAAACGGTGCATCGTAAAAACCCACATGCGCTGCAGGTCAAGGTGCTAGCAAAGACGTGGTGGCACATCGTGCGCCACCCCACGTTTGTGGCGTTCACCTGTGTGTCGATTGGCTCGTACGGCGGGCTCTTTACCTTCTTGGCATCGTCTTCGTTCGTTTTCATCAACTTGTTGGGATTGGCGCGCTGGCAATACGGGTTGTTGTTGTTTTCGATGGCCTTCACTTATTTACTGGGCACCGTGTTGTGCCGTCGTTTGTTGGCTCGATTTGGCGTGACGCAAACGGTCGCCATTGGCGGGGTGTTCAGCTTGGTGGGCGGCGGCTGGATGGCACTCAATGCGTGGCTGGGTGGGCAAAGTGTGGTGAGTCTGATGGGGCCGTTTTATTGGTTCGTCTTGGCGCACGGCATCCATCAGCCATGCGGTCAAAGTGGTGCGGTGGGGCCTTTCCCCAAAGCGGCGGGTGCGGCATCGGCCCTAGGCGGCTTCTTGATGATGGCGGCAGCTTTCATCACAGGGCTGTGGCTGGGTGCGGTGCAAGACGGCTCTGCGCTGCCCATGGCGCAAAGCATCGCGTTTTGGTCTGTCATCACTGCGCTGTCGGCTTGGCTGCTGGTGTTGCGCCGTGGAGGCCCGCGTGTCTAA
- the mutL gene encoding DNA mismatch repair endonuclease MutL translates to MHPATQPPRAIRELPDELISQIAAGEVIERPAAVVRELVDNALDAGSTHITLRLLAGGVRLISVEDNGVGIPAHELPVALKRHATSKITSLTELESVGTMGFRGEALAAIQSVSELSVLSRTANQDSAMLLDGRSGELQPAARAQGTTVEVKELFYSTPARRKFLKTDNTELAHCVEAVRRHALTRPEVGFAIWHEGKLVEQWRAQTIDAASGEDLNKQYQAALDRRLADVLGDDFLENSVAVHYQSGHVTVVGRAGIPDAARSRADHQFAYVNGRYVRDKVITHAARSAYEDVLHGHRQPIYALYVEIDPTRVDVNVHPTKIEVRFRDGREVHQAVRHAVENALAVPRANMLMANALQNHELPMAGTSEASGNANAFGSPTAPSWPNANWQQAPMPLAGTRVSDLGALWQPTPRTSLAAEEQSAQSFAPSAFSAANAPAPSLQEAAPETWPLGKAIAQLHGVYILAENAQGLVLVDMHAAHERIVYEQLKTQIDAQRISSQPLLIPATFPATAQEVATAEACAEALQELGLEISTLSSKTLAVRAVPSSLAQGDAVALARNVLAELSQHDASTVVQRARNELLATMACHGAVRANRKLTVDEMNGLLRQMEVTERSDQCNHGRPTWRQLTMRELDALFLRGR, encoded by the coding sequence GTGCACCCTGCTACCCAACCCCCACGCGCCATCCGCGAACTCCCAGATGAACTGATCAGCCAAATCGCCGCTGGCGAGGTGATCGAACGCCCCGCCGCTGTCGTGCGTGAACTGGTGGACAACGCGCTAGACGCGGGGTCCACGCACATCACACTGCGCTTGTTGGCCGGTGGTGTGCGCCTGATCAGCGTGGAAGACAACGGCGTGGGCATTCCCGCCCATGAGTTGCCTGTGGCCTTGAAGCGCCACGCCACCAGCAAAATCACCAGCCTCACCGAGCTTGAATCGGTAGGCACCATGGGTTTTCGCGGCGAAGCGTTGGCCGCGATTCAATCGGTCTCTGAGTTGTCGGTGCTGTCACGCACGGCAAACCAAGACAGCGCCATGCTGCTCGATGGCCGCAGCGGCGAGCTGCAACCCGCCGCCCGCGCCCAAGGCACGACGGTGGAAGTCAAAGAGCTGTTTTACAGCACGCCCGCCCGCCGCAAGTTTTTAAAGACCGACAACACCGAACTGGCCCACTGCGTAGAAGCTGTGCGCCGCCACGCCTTGACCCGCCCTGAAGTGGGTTTTGCCATTTGGCACGAAGGCAAGTTGGTGGAGCAATGGCGCGCGCAAACCATTGACGCAGCTTCGGGTGAAGACCTGAACAAGCAATACCAAGCCGCGCTAGACCGCCGCTTGGCCGATGTGTTGGGCGACGATTTTTTAGAAAACTCAGTCGCTGTGCATTACCAATCGGGCCATGTCACCGTGGTGGGACGCGCAGGCATTCCAGACGCCGCCCGCTCACGTGCGGACCATCAGTTTGCGTATGTGAATGGCCGCTATGTGCGTGACAAAGTCATCACCCATGCGGCACGCAGCGCGTATGAAGATGTGCTGCACGGCCACCGCCAACCCATCTATGCGCTGTATGTGGAGATTGACCCCACGCGTGTGGACGTCAACGTGCACCCCACCAAAATTGAAGTGCGTTTCCGTGATGGCCGTGAGGTGCACCAAGCCGTGCGCCACGCGGTAGAAAACGCCTTGGCGGTGCCACGCGCCAACATGCTCATGGCCAATGCCCTGCAAAACCATGAGCTCCCGATGGCGGGGACGTCAGAGGCTTCTGGTAACGCCAACGCTTTCGGCTCACCTACGGCCCCCAGCTGGCCCAACGCCAACTGGCAACAAGCGCCCATGCCTTTGGCTGGCACACGTGTGTCTGACTTAGGCGCACTGTGGCAACCCACACCCCGCACCAGCTTGGCTGCTGAAGAACAATCTGCGCAAAGTTTTGCGCCCAGCGCATTCAGTGCTGCCAACGCACCCGCCCCGTCACTGCAAGAGGCGGCCCCCGAAACTTGGCCTTTGGGCAAAGCCATCGCGCAGCTGCATGGCGTGTACATCTTGGCCGAGAACGCGCAAGGTTTGGTGCTGGTCGATATGCACGCCGCGCACGAGCGCATCGTGTACGAACAACTCAAAACACAAATTGACGCGCAGCGTATCAGCAGCCAACCGCTGCTGATTCCCGCCACTTTCCCTGCCACCGCGCAAGAGGTGGCCACCGCAGAGGCCTGCGCCGAAGCGCTGCAAGAACTCGGTTTAGAAATCTCCACGCTGTCGAGCAAAACACTCGCGGTGCGTGCCGTGCCCAGCAGCTTGGCGCAAGGCGACGCCGTGGCATTGGCGCGCAACGTGTTGGCCGAATTGAGCCAACACGACGCCAGCACGGTGGTGCAACGCGCACGCAACGAACTGCTGGCCACCATGGCCTGTCACGGTGCGGTGCGTGCCAACCGCAAACTCACGGTGGATGAGATGAATGGTTTGCTGCGCCAAATGGAAGTGACCGAACGCTCGGACCAATGCAACCATGGCCGCCCCACCTGGCGACAACTGACCATGCGTGAGCTCGACGCGCTGTTTTTACGCGGTCGCTGA
- a CDS encoding N-acetylmuramoyl-L-alanine amidase, with protein sequence MTQHKGIQRRSLLQGGSLALLLGSADIAWGASIVAVRVWPAAAYTRVTIESDTALKTVPIFVANPPRLAVDIEGIELNPALKELVGKVRSDDPYITGVRVGQYANKTVRLVLDLRQMVKPQVFNLLPVKTGNTQYQHRLVLDLYPSEVADPLEALIVDKLKGGTAYNAPSMTATPTPSASKLGTRADPVGDLMAKPNATPELPSPAASTASAPITTAASVNQQQDGERFIIVALDPGHGGEDPGASGPSGTREKDVVLKIAHRLRDRINNTVIKTKHGNLPMRAYLTRDADYFVPLQQRVEKARRVQADLFISIHADAFQTPEAKGASVFALSDGAASSAAAKWMAKQENRADLIGGLNIKSQDAAVQRALLDMSTTAQIKDSLKLGSAMLGQIKHIGKLHKGRVEQAGFAVLKAPDIPSVLVETAFISNPEEEKRLVSPQYQNDLADALMKGIERYFSRNPPLAKTRNT encoded by the coding sequence ATGACGCAACACAAGGGCATCCAAAGACGCAGCCTGCTTCAAGGCGGCTCGCTCGCCTTGCTGTTAGGCAGTGCCGACATTGCGTGGGGCGCCAGCATTGTGGCCGTGCGCGTGTGGCCCGCTGCGGCCTACACACGCGTGACGATTGAAAGCGACACAGCGCTTAAAACTGTGCCAATTTTTGTAGCCAACCCACCGCGCTTGGCCGTGGACATTGAAGGCATCGAGCTCAATCCCGCCCTCAAAGAGCTCGTAGGCAAAGTGCGCTCGGACGACCCGTACATCACCGGTGTGCGCGTGGGCCAATACGCCAACAAAACCGTGCGCTTGGTGTTGGACCTGCGCCAAATGGTGAAGCCGCAAGTGTTCAACTTGCTGCCCGTGAAAACCGGCAACACCCAATACCAACACCGCTTGGTGCTTGACCTCTACCCCTCTGAAGTGGCCGACCCACTGGAAGCCTTGATCGTGGACAAGCTCAAGGGCGGTACAGCCTACAACGCACCGTCGATGACGGCCACGCCCACGCCCTCTGCGTCTAAATTGGGCACACGTGCCGACCCTGTGGGCGATTTGATGGCCAAGCCCAACGCCACACCCGAGCTGCCCTCGCCTGCGGCATCCACAGCGTCTGCGCCCATCACCACCGCGGCATCGGTCAACCAACAACAAGACGGTGAGCGCTTCATCATCGTGGCCCTCGACCCCGGCCACGGCGGCGAAGACCCCGGCGCATCAGGCCCCAGTGGCACACGCGAAAAAGATGTGGTGCTGAAAATTGCGCACCGCTTGCGTGACCGCATCAACAACACCGTCATCAAAACAAAACACGGCAACTTGCCTATGCGGGCTTACCTCACACGCGATGCCGACTACTTTGTGCCGCTGCAACAGCGCGTGGAAAAAGCCAGACGCGTGCAGGCGGACTTATTCATCAGCATCCATGCAGACGCGTTTCAAACCCCCGAAGCCAAAGGCGCCAGCGTGTTTGCCCTGAGCGATGGTGCAGCTTCCAGCGCTGCTGCGAAGTGGATGGCCAAGCAAGAAAACCGTGCCGACTTGATTGGTGGCTTGAACATCAAGAGCCAAGACGCCGCCGTGCAACGCGCCCTGCTTGACATGAGTACCACCGCACAAATCAAAGACAGCCTCAAACTCGGCAGCGCGATGCTGGGGCAAATCAAACACATTGGCAAACTGCACAAAGGCCGTGTGGAGCAAGCGGGCTTTGCCGTGTTGAAAGCGCCCGACATTCCCAGCGTGTTGGTGGAAACCGCCTTCATCAGCAACCCCGAAGAAGAGAAACGTTTGGTCAGCCCTCAATACCAAAACGACTTGGCCGATGCGCTGATGAAAGGCATTGAGCGCTACTTCTCACGCAATCCACCGCTGGCCAAAACCCGCAATACCTAA
- a CDS encoding VTT domain-containing protein has protein sequence MELITFLIDFILHVDRYLEAFVQANGTWVYALLFLIIFVETGLVVMPFLPGDSLLFVVGAMCGVGLMDYGLSVALLLTAAVAGNQTNYTIGRFFGPKVFAWEDSKFFNRRAFDQAHAFYERYGGVTLIAARFMPFVRTFAPFVAGVAQMTRRKFTFFDITGGALWVGGIVTAGYFFGNISWVKTHLDKIIWAMIFIPGALAIYGSWKASRAAHINAD, from the coding sequence ATGGAACTTATTACTTTCTTGATCGACTTCATCCTGCACGTAGACCGCTACTTGGAAGCCTTTGTGCAAGCCAATGGCACTTGGGTCTATGCCTTGCTGTTTCTCATCATTTTTGTGGAGACCGGTTTGGTGGTCATGCCCTTTTTGCCCGGTGACTCGCTGCTGTTTGTGGTGGGGGCTATGTGCGGCGTGGGCTTGATGGATTACGGCTTGTCTGTGGCCTTGCTGCTCACCGCTGCGGTGGCGGGCAACCAAACCAATTACACGATTGGCCGCTTCTTTGGCCCGAAGGTGTTTGCGTGGGAAGACTCCAAGTTTTTCAACCGCCGTGCTTTCGACCAAGCCCACGCGTTTTACGAGCGCTACGGCGGTGTGACCTTGATCGCCGCACGCTTCATGCCCTTTGTGCGCACCTTCGCGCCCTTTGTGGCAGGCGTAGCGCAGATGACGCGTCGCAAGTTCACCTTCTTTGACATCACCGGTGGCGCGTTGTGGGTGGGCGGTATCGTGACGGCGGGTTACTTCTTTGGGAACATTTCGTGGGTCAAAACCCATTTGGACAAGATCATCTGGGCGATGATTTTTATTCCCGGCGCTTTGGCTATTTATGGCTCGTGGAAAGCCTCACGCGCTGCACACATCAACGCTGACTGA
- a CDS encoding aminotransferase class V-fold PLP-dependent enzyme codes for MNAQPLAYFNHAGASLMSASTVDAMVSHLHLETRLGGYGAAVHQHKALAAVYTHAAQLLGCDADEIALTDSHSRGWREVMNCLHFTPGDRILVGRSEWGGNYAALTHIAQRDGAVVETIPSTPTGEVCLTQLAAMLDHRVRLISLTWLPANGGLIQPAAHVGALAHTAKTPFFLDAAQAVGQMPVDVRSLNCDVLTTPGRKWLRGPRGTGLLYVRRGFLQALQPAALDHFSAPLTNGQYQLRDDARRFETSEANMAARLGLGQAIQEALAQGLDTIQAHVQSKASKLREALQGMPHIQNHDVGTQLSGLIAFTAQGLASDTVRTHLAQQGIELAVNGTAFTPLDMRARGLTDVVRISAHTTTTDEEIARLLDAVSNLADLTP; via the coding sequence ATGAACGCACAGCCCTTGGCCTACTTCAATCACGCAGGGGCATCGCTCATGTCGGCATCTACGGTCGATGCCATGGTCTCGCATTTGCACCTAGAAACCCGTTTAGGTGGGTATGGTGCGGCGGTGCATCAACACAAGGCGTTGGCCGCCGTTTACACACATGCGGCCCAACTTTTGGGTTGCGATGCCGATGAAATCGCCCTGACAGACAGCCACTCTCGTGGTTGGCGCGAAGTGATGAATTGCCTGCACTTCACCCCAGGCGATCGCATCTTGGTGGGGCGCAGCGAATGGGGTGGCAACTACGCAGCCTTGACGCACATCGCGCAGCGGGATGGCGCTGTGGTTGAAACAATCCCCAGCACACCCACTGGCGAAGTTTGCTTGACGCAATTGGCAGCCATGCTTGACCACCGCGTGCGCTTAATTTCACTCACGTGGCTCCCAGCCAATGGCGGCCTCATCCAACCTGCGGCACACGTAGGCGCTTTGGCGCATACGGCCAAGACCCCCTTCTTTTTGGATGCGGCACAAGCCGTGGGACAAATGCCGGTTGACGTGCGTTCACTGAATTGCGATGTCCTCACCACACCAGGACGCAAGTGGCTGCGCGGCCCACGCGGCACAGGCTTGTTGTATGTCCGTCGTGGTTTTCTTCAAGCCCTTCAACCTGCGGCGCTGGACCATTTTTCTGCACCTCTGACCAACGGTCAGTACCAACTGCGTGACGATGCGAGGCGCTTTGAAACATCCGAGGCCAACATGGCCGCTCGCTTAGGTTTAGGGCAAGCGATTCAAGAGGCGCTCGCACAAGGTTTAGACACAATTCAAGCCCACGTACAAAGCAAAGCCAGCAAGCTTCGCGAAGCCTTGCAAGGCATGCCACATATCCAAAACCATGATGTAGGCACACAGCTTTCTGGCTTGATTGCCTTCACCGCACAAGGCCTCGCCTCAGACACTGTGCGAACACACCTAGCCCAACAAGGGATTGAGCTTGCCGTCAACGGCACGGCCTTCACGCCACTCGACATGCGGGCGCGGGGGTTAACCGATGTTGTGCGAATTTCAGCGCACACCACCACCACGGACGAAGAAATCGCACGCTTGCTCGACGCCGTGTCAAACCTTGCAGACCTCACACCATGA